CTCGGTGCTGATCCCGGCGTTGCACTCGGCCGACGACACCGCCGCCCCGGTAGGAGCCGGAGCGGAGGTGGCGGGACCGTAGGTGGCGCTCCCGGACGGTGGGTCCGAGCAGGCGCCGGCGAACATCAGGATCGTGACGGTCGTGCAGGCGACGGGCGTACGCAAAGCAACCACCTCCTGCCTGGCACTGTGGCAGCCACCGCGACCGGCGGACCACCCCCGGCGCCACGACCCGCACCATCTGCCCACCGGCGGGAAATCGGGAACCGAACGGGTCAGAGCTTGCGGGCGACGGTGTGCTTGCCGGAGAGCTTGAGCCGGTAGGCGATCCGGACGCCGGTGTAGGGGTTGGTGGCGGAGATCGTGACGCCGCCGGTGACGTTCCGGACCGTGACCACCTTGACGGCGAGGCTCTCGTTGAAGCCGGCGACGGCGGCGCGCGCGCCCTTGCGCACGGCGGCCACGGTGACGTTCCGGCCCCGGGCCCGGTCGTCGACCCCGATCATGATGTCCGAGGTCAGCCGGGACATCTTCCGGGCCAGGTCGTAGTAGGCCACCGCCTTGGTCAGCGTCGTCTGGCTGATCACCTGGCCGGTGGCGGGCAGCGTGACGGTCTGCGGTCCGTAGCCGAAGGTGATCGTCTGCTCGACCCCGGTGTCGACCACCCGGCCGCGGGTGACCACCCCGGTGGCGTCGACGGTGAAGGTGACCCGCGTCTTCTCCTCGCCGGTGAAGGAGTAGTCGGCGGAGCCGTCGTCGTGGGTGGTCTTGGTGCCGGCGTGCCGGGCGTCCTCGACGACGATCTCCGAGGGCGCGCTCATCTGCCGGCTGCTCCAGCCGTCCAGGGTGAGCTTGGCGTTCGGCACGAAGACGTAGCGGGCCTCGGGGCGGCCGGCCATCTTCGCCGCGGCGCGCTCGGCCGAGCCGGTCAGGTAGTCGTACTCGCCCTTGCCGGCGACCGCGTAGACGGCCTCGGTGCCGTACCCGGTGTAGGCCATCCGGTAGTAGCCGCGGCCGGTCGCCGGGTCGACGGCGAACGCCATCGCGGCCACCCTCCCGTCCAGGGTCGCCCGCAGCGAGCCGGCGTAGCCGGGGATCTCCGCCGTGGCGGTCGTCGCGGCCACCGCCTTGAGCGCCGCGGACATCTCGGCCGCGGTCAGCGACGTGCTGGTGTCGGCCGCGAGGGCGGCGCCGGGGGCGGCCAGCACGCCGGCGGTGAGCGAGGCGGTGGTGAGGAGCAGGGCACGGAACACCGGAGGTGTCCTTTCCGGAACAGGAGTGAGTCGCCGGTTCCTTCGGCACCCCGGTCGGCCACTTGAGAACCGCCCTTCGCGACGAAATTGCTGGTCAGAGCATGTGTGCAGATTCCGCGAATCCCGACAAACAAGTCAGATATGCGATAGAACGACCATAAGTAGGCACGGACCGAACGACGAACGGGGTTACGAGCGGTGGCCACTCCCACGCAGTCCGAGATTCGGGACGACGAGCAGGAGCAACGGCGGCAGAGCCTGAGCACGGCGGCGGCCCGGAACCTGACGACCACCACCAAGACGGTTCCGCAGATGCAGGAGATCAGCTCGCGCTGGCTGCTGCGCAAGCTGCCGTGGGTGCAGGTGTCCGGCGGCGCCTTCCGGGTGAACCGGCGGATGACCTACCGGATCGGCGACGGCCGGCTCAGCTTCACCAACGTCGGCGCCCAGGTCCGGGTGATCCCCGGCGAGCTGCGCGAGCTCTCCGTGCTCAGCGAGTTCGACGAGGCCGAGGTGCTGGCCGCGATGGCCGACAAGTTCGTGCAGCAGGAGTACCAGCCGGGTCAGGTGATCGTCGAGTTCGGCTCGGTCGCCGACCACGTCTACCTGATCGCGCACGGCAAGGTGAACAAGGTCGGCGTCGGCAACTACGGCGACCCGGTCAACCTCGGCGTGCTGGCCGACGGCGAGGCGTTCGGCGAGTACTCGCTCACCGACGATCAGCGGATCTGGGACTACACCGCCAAGGCGATGACGGCGGTGACCCTGCTGGCCATGCCGCGGTCGGCGTTCACCGCCCTGCTCGGGCAGAGCGACCGGTTGCGGGCGCACGTCGACCGGTTCCGGGCCAAGAACCGCCGGCCGCAGAACAAGCACGGCGAGGCGGCGATCTCGGTCGCGGCCGGGCACACCGGCGAGCCGCAGCTGGACGGCACGTACGTGGACTACGAGCAGAGCCCGCGGGAGTACGAGCTGAGCGTCGCGCAGACCATCCTGCGGGTGCACACCCGGGTCGCCGACCTCTACAACGATCCGATGAACCAGCTGGAGCAGCAGCTCCGGCTGACCGTCGAGGCGCTGCGCGAGCGCCAGGAGTACGAGATCGTCAACAACCGCGAGTTCGGCCTGCTGCACAACGCCGACCTGCGGCAGCGCATTCACACCCGGAGCGGGCCGCCCACCCCGGACGACCTGGACGAGCTGCTGAGCATGCGGCGGGCCACCAAGATGTTCGTGGCGCACCCGCAGGCGATCGCGGCGTTCGGCCGGGAGTGCACGAAGCGCGGGATCTACCCGCCGATGGTGGAGCACGACGGCGGCACGTTCCTGTCCTGGCGCGGGGTGCCGATCCTGCCGTGCGGCAAGATCCCGGTGACCGAGACGCACACCACCTCGATCCTGGCGATGCGGACCGGGGAGGCGGACCAGGGCGTGGTCGGACTGCACCAGACCGGGATCCCGGACGAGTACCAGCCGAGCCTGTCGGTGCGGTTCATGGGGATCGACGAGCAGGCGATCATGTCCTACCTGGTCAGCGCCTACTACTCGGCGGCGGTGCTGGTGCCGGACGCGCTGGGCATCCTGGACCACGTCGAGCTGTCGCACTGATGGTGCTCACCCTCGACCTCGGCAGGGAGATCCTGCGCGACCTGCGTGCGGCGCCGTCCGGTGATCTCGCGGCGGTGCTGGGCGCCGTACCGGGAACCGGCGGGCCGATGACGAGCGGTCCGGCGCCGGACGGCGTACCGGCAATGATCGGTCTTGGGCCGAGCGGACTCGGCACCTCCGCCGCGCGTGCCTTTCGTCCCGTGCCGGCGCGGCCGGACGGCCCGCATCTGCGCTGTCCCGGGCCGCTGCGGGACGACCCGGCGCTGGGGGAGCGGGTCAACGAGGCCGTCGTGCGCTGGGCCGAGGGGATCGGCATCTACCCCGGCCGGTTGGACACGCTGCGCTCGGCGAACTTCGGCCGCTTCATGATGCTGGCCCACCCGGCCACCAGCGACCCGGACCGGCTGCTCGCCGCGACGAAATGCCTGGTCGCGGAGTGGGCGGCGGACGACTACTACGTGGACGAGGTGTCGCTGGGCGCCGACCCGATGGTGGTCGGATCGCGGCTGGCCAACCTGCACGCGGTGGTCGATCCGGTGTCGATGGTGCCGCGGTACCTGGCCGATTACCGGGACCACCATCGGCTGCTGCCGATCTCGCGGGCGTTCCGCAGCGCCATGGAGCACTTCGCCGAGTACGCGAGCGTGGCGCAGCTGGGCCGGTTCCAGCACCAGATGGCCATCCTGTTCCTGGCCTGGACGCAGGAGGCGGACTGGCACGCGAACCGGCGCACGCCACCGGTCTGGGAGTACCTGGTCCAGCGGCATCTCAACAGCTACCTGCCGCCGATGATCCTGATCGACGTGCTGGGCGGTTACGAGCTTCCGGCCGACGAGTTCTACCACCCGCGGGTGCGGCGGGCGTTCACCACGGCGGCCAACGCGGCCGTGCTCATCAACGACCTGTACTCCGGGAAGAACGAGTCCGAGAACGATCACAACCTGCCGACCGTGCTGGCGGCGAACGAGGGGCTCGGTCACCGGGCGGCGGTGCTGCGGACCGTCGAGATCCACAACGAGTTGATGGACGACTTCGTCCGGCTGGC
Above is a genomic segment from Actinoplanes ianthinogenes containing:
- a CDS encoding family 2B encapsulin nanocompartment shell protein — protein: MATPTQSEIRDDEQEQRRQSLSTAAARNLTTTTKTVPQMQEISSRWLLRKLPWVQVSGGAFRVNRRMTYRIGDGRLSFTNVGAQVRVIPGELRELSVLSEFDEAEVLAAMADKFVQQEYQPGQVIVEFGSVADHVYLIAHGKVNKVGVGNYGDPVNLGVLADGEAFGEYSLTDDQRIWDYTAKAMTAVTLLAMPRSAFTALLGQSDRLRAHVDRFRAKNRRPQNKHGEAAISVAAGHTGEPQLDGTYVDYEQSPREYELSVAQTILRVHTRVADLYNDPMNQLEQQLRLTVEALRERQEYEIVNNREFGLLHNADLRQRIHTRSGPPTPDDLDELLSMRRATKMFVAHPQAIAAFGRECTKRGIYPPMVEHDGGTFLSWRGVPILPCGKIPVTETHTTSILAMRTGEADQGVVGLHQTGIPDEYQPSLSVRFMGIDEQAIMSYLVSAYYSAAVLVPDALGILDHVELSH
- a CDS encoding family 2 encapsulin nanocompartment cargo protein terpene cyclase; this encodes MVLTLDLGREILRDLRAAPSGDLAAVLGAVPGTGGPMTSGPAPDGVPAMIGLGPSGLGTSAARAFRPVPARPDGPHLRCPGPLRDDPALGERVNEAVVRWAEGIGIYPGRLDTLRSANFGRFMMLAHPATSDPDRLLAATKCLVAEWAADDYYVDEVSLGADPMVVGSRLANLHAVVDPVSMVPRYLADYRDHHRLLPISRAFRSAMEHFAEYASVAQLGRFQHQMAILFLAWTQEADWHANRRTPPVWEYLVQRHLNSYLPPMILIDVLGGYELPADEFYHPRVRRAFTTAANAAVLINDLYSGKNESENDHNLPTVLAANEGLGHRAAVLRTVEIHNELMDDFVRLAGSLSVTGSPQLRRFLADTWAWLGGSREWHATSGRYHDSQEEKS